A portion of the Limosilactobacillus reuteri genome contains these proteins:
- a CDS encoding peptidoglycan recognition family protein — translation MAKRKKKQNLIYLSLIIIVAAIIGGSWFYSHHTREVSNSYAVSETATLSSGARVYNSLSAIQRANLPNQALVKVNRYYLTSNDNDDTYARINYNGKNYFVRVADIELKMNNEINSYLTQSGLPHAKITKQISSIFEQRGYSTSSGNPRGVVIHDTGNENSTISSEVSYMKQNYSSTRVFVHTFIDNQQIINIADTKYMAEGAGPYANPYFVQFEMPHEYTAASFANQLGNAAYYTAYILKQNNLPVTKGTKDGGGTVWTHAMISSYLGGTDHEDPISYWSTAARKLFGTTYNINNFVELVQAYYNQM, via the coding sequence ATGGCAAAGAGAAAGAAAAAACAAAATTTAATATATCTATCACTTATTATAATCGTCGCGGCAATAATTGGTGGGAGTTGGTTTTATTCTCATCATACGCGGGAGGTTAGTAATTCATATGCTGTTAGTGAAACGGCTACGTTAAGCAGTGGTGCAAGAGTATATAATTCACTTTCAGCAATTCAACGTGCCAACCTGCCTAATCAAGCCTTAGTTAAGGTCAATCGCTACTATCTGACTTCTAATGATAACGATGATACTTACGCACGGATTAACTATAATGGAAAAAATTATTTTGTTCGGGTCGCCGATATTGAGTTGAAAATGAACAACGAAATCAATAGTTATCTTACTCAATCTGGCCTTCCACACGCTAAAATTACTAAACAAATTTCAAGTATATTTGAACAACGCGGGTATAGTACTTCATCTGGAAATCCTCGTGGGGTCGTAATTCACGATACTGGGAATGAAAATTCAACGATTAGTAGTGAAGTATCTTACATGAAGCAAAATTATAGTTCAACTAGAGTGTTTGTTCATACATTTATTGATAATCAACAAATTATTAATATTGCCGATACAAAATATATGGCAGAAGGAGCGGGGCCATATGCTAATCCATACTTTGTCCAGTTTGAAATGCCTCATGAATATACCGCAGCATCTTTTGCAAACCAGCTTGGCAACGCTGCTTATTATACAGCCTATATCTTAAAACAGAATAATTTGCCCGTGACGAAGGGAACCAAAGATGGTGGGGGAACTGTTTGGACCCATGCAATGATTTCAAGCTATCTTGGTGGGACTGATCACGAAGACCCGATTTCTTATTGGTCGACAGCGGCTCGTAAGCTATTTGGAACAACTTATAACATTAATAACTTTGTTGAATTGGTCCAGGCTTATTACAATCAAATGTGA
- a CDS encoding hydrophobic protein: MTIFVILLIYKFIKGTFEYEKVTRFELIIIPVYSAIMMVLSLKNVRSLTAAGLTIILLILGASIGFLQASKTQIKDTNKLDSHQRPILKVKRNWPYLVGWIVSFAIGISVEVFYGVHINATEISHELFEEVLKDLFTIAFFRSHNAWFIWVLNVATSFTYGACLMVRYPKIREAVRRKKSSD, translated from the coding sequence ATGACTATATTTGTAATTTTATTAATCTATAAATTCATTAAAGGAACATTTGAATATGAAAAGGTAACACGATTTGAGCTAATAATTATCCCGGTGTATTCCGCAATTATGATGGTCTTGAGTTTAAAAAACGTCAGATCTTTAACGGCAGCTGGACTTACAATTATTCTTCTAATCTTAGGAGCTTCAATTGGCTTTCTACAGGCAAGCAAAACACAGATTAAAGACACCAATAAACTAGATTCCCATCAGCGGCCAATTTTGAAGGTTAAAAGAAATTGGCCTTATCTTGTTGGCTGGATAGTTTCATTTGCAATTGGCATCAGTGTTGAAGTATTTTATGGCGTGCATATTAATGCTACGGAAATATCACATGAACTGTTTGAAGAGGTTCTTAAAGACTTATTCACAATCGCATTTTTCCGTAGTCACAACGCCTGGTTCATCTGGGTGTTAAATGTCGCAACTAGTTTTACTTATGGTGCTTGCTTAATGGTTCGCTATCCCAAGATTAGAGAAGCAGTACGGCGAAAGAAATCAAGTGACTAA
- a CDS encoding dihydrolipoyl dehydrogenase family protein, with the protein MNMKKYDDILIGSGPAAYKMANLLAKTDRKVLAIEGFEYGGTCPNYGCEPKIFLEGAVRTVLQSQQLLGRGISQPAKLDWEALMQTKLKRFDPWPGETRDIIKKSHDVEDGYASFVDNHTITVNGHQYQADHIIIATGQTPNILDISGKEYLHTSYDLLSLKELPQRITIIGAGFVGLELATLVAAAGAEVTIVVHSDRVLREFTKAEDEALVNAMKQRGIKFSFNTDTQKVSQGKDGLLVTTDHGEVQADYVLDATGRHPNIEKLALENTDIEYDRHGINVDGHLMTTVDGVYAIGDVVNRQQPKLTPVAEFEGQYLFDYLTGQTDQNIVYPTIGQTAFTFPEVARAGVNPDDVAGDSQYQVKTVSLKYGSLYAGQNDQISTLTLVFKDQQLVGASEIGDYAADDVNNFLPIIGLKINGDEYRRKVMAIYPTLGDKVAGLLP; encoded by the coding sequence ATGAACATGAAAAAGTATGATGATATTCTGATCGGATCAGGACCAGCTGCCTATAAAATGGCTAATCTTTTGGCTAAAACCGACCGTAAAGTATTGGCAATCGAGGGCTTCGAATATGGGGGCACTTGTCCTAATTATGGATGCGAGCCAAAAATTTTTCTGGAGGGAGCAGTCCGGACTGTCCTCCAATCTCAGCAACTTCTTGGCCGGGGCATTAGTCAACCAGCAAAATTAGATTGGGAAGCATTAATGCAGACTAAGCTTAAGCGATTTGATCCATGGCCAGGCGAAACTCGCGATATTATTAAGAAAAGTCACGATGTTGAAGATGGTTACGCAAGTTTCGTTGATAACCATACTATTACTGTAAACGGTCACCAATACCAGGCCGATCATATTATCATTGCGACGGGGCAAACACCAAATATTCTGGATATTTCGGGTAAAGAGTATCTTCATACCAGTTATGACCTTCTCTCGTTAAAAGAACTTCCACAACGGATTACGATAATCGGTGCTGGCTTTGTGGGATTAGAGTTAGCAACCCTTGTAGCAGCTGCTGGCGCTGAAGTAACAATCGTTGTTCATTCTGACCGCGTCCTTCGTGAATTTACCAAGGCGGAAGATGAAGCGCTAGTTAATGCGATGAAGCAACGGGGAATAAAATTTAGCTTTAATACTGATACGCAAAAAGTAAGTCAAGGTAAAGACGGCTTGCTCGTTACAACTGATCATGGTGAAGTACAGGCTGACTATGTGCTTGATGCAACCGGGCGTCATCCAAATATCGAAAAATTAGCGCTTGAAAATACTGATATTGAATATGATCGTCATGGTATTAATGTCGATGGTCACTTGATGACAACGGTTGATGGTGTGTACGCAATTGGGGATGTTGTTAATCGTCAACAGCCTAAACTAACACCGGTTGCTGAATTTGAGGGTCAATATCTTTTTGACTATTTAACAGGTCAAACGGATCAAAATATTGTTTATCCGACAATTGGTCAAACAGCTTTTACTTTTCCTGAAGTAGCTCGCGCCGGTGTTAATCCGGATGATGTCGCTGGTGACTCACAATATCAAGTTAAGACAGTTTCACTAAAATATGGTAGCCTTTACGCAGGCCAAAACGATCAAATCAGTACCCTTACCTTAGTCTTTAAGGATCAGCAATTGGTCGGGGCAAGTGAAATTGGCGATTATGCAGCTGATGATGTTAATAACTTTTTGCCAATTATTGGTTTGAAGATTAATGGGGATGAGTATCGCCGAAAAGTGATGGCGATTTATCCAACATTAGGTGATAAGGTTGCTGGATTGTTGCCTTAG
- a CDS encoding multidrug transporter: MNNISKSDWQLFNKLLPEWQKRYMNRLNQEYKRILNGDGSPSNKFWKLEKRIKADRKSPGVIVEVSKRAMFQTLLQLISEKVITDEDLNGFSEELRDDINTVIKRFG; the protein is encoded by the coding sequence ATGAATAATATCTCTAAAAGTGACTGGCAATTATTCAACAAGTTGCTTCCAGAATGGCAAAAAAGATATATGAATCGACTTAACCAAGAATACAAAAGAATATTAAATGGTGATGGTTCGCCATCAAATAAATTTTGGAAGTTGGAAAAACGAATAAAAGCAGATCGAAAATCGCCGGGGGTTATTGTTGAAGTATCGAAGAGAGCCATGTTTCAAACTTTACTGCAGTTAATATCAGAGAAAGTAATTACAGATGAAGATTTAAATGGTTTTAGCGAAGAATTAAGAGATGATATTAATACTGTTATTAAACGATTTGGTTAA
- a CDS encoding ammonium transporter, protein MLKVNTLFIMIASILVLLMTPGLAFFYGGLVNRRHANNMLLTVFMMCGLAVILWITVGYSLSFSGNHWGIVGNLNNILMIHVPIDAITKTGIPIGDYAMFMMMFAIITPAIFCGSVVGHGRFNFLVMFTICWSIFVYYPLVHMVWAPHGLLAKLGAVDFAGGLVVHVNAGITALILSAWVGRRKDVHSQRNNLSWVLIGTALLWIGWYGFNAGSALAVNDTAVQAMLTTTISCSSAMVTWMLLDRYQFNHVTLAGVCNGAITGLVAITPGAGYVTLGGSMIIGIVGAIVSQYFITKIKPHLPIDDVVDAFGCHGVSGIWGSIATGIFASHQISHLVPNGLLFGGGLHLLLVQIFVTLLTIIFIGVMDIVLIKLLSIVLPVSIDNEKLAAIQSK, encoded by the coding sequence ATGTTAAAAGTTAATACATTATTTATCATGATCGCCAGTATTCTCGTTTTATTGATGACACCAGGACTGGCTTTTTTCTATGGTGGTCTAGTCAATCGGCGCCATGCTAATAACATGTTGCTAACTGTTTTTATGATGTGTGGCTTAGCCGTGATTCTCTGGATTACAGTAGGCTATTCTCTTTCATTTTCTGGCAACCATTGGGGAATAGTCGGAAATTTAAATAATATATTAATGATTCATGTGCCAATCGATGCTATCACTAAAACCGGTATTCCAATTGGCGATTATGCAATGTTTATGATGATGTTTGCAATTATTACCCCGGCAATCTTTTGTGGATCGGTCGTCGGCCACGGACGCTTTAATTTTTTAGTAATGTTTACCATTTGCTGGTCTATCTTTGTTTACTACCCCCTTGTCCATATGGTTTGGGCACCACATGGACTATTGGCAAAATTAGGGGCAGTTGACTTTGCTGGTGGATTAGTTGTTCATGTAAATGCGGGAATAACGGCCTTAATCCTTTCAGCCTGGGTTGGTCGACGGAAAGATGTTCATTCTCAACGCAATAATTTATCGTGGGTATTAATTGGAACAGCCCTTTTATGGATTGGTTGGTACGGCTTTAACGCTGGTTCGGCCCTCGCCGTTAATGATACGGCCGTGCAAGCCATGTTAACAACGACCATCTCATGTTCAAGTGCAATGGTAACATGGATGTTATTAGATCGTTATCAGTTTAATCATGTTACCCTAGCTGGAGTCTGTAATGGTGCAATTACTGGTTTAGTAGCAATCACTCCTGGAGCAGGCTACGTTACACTAGGTGGTTCAATGATTATTGGAATAGTCGGTGCAATCGTTAGCCAATACTTTATTACTAAGATCAAACCACACCTGCCAATTGATGATGTTGTTGATGCATTCGGTTGTCATGGGGTTAGTGGTATCTGGGGAAGTATTGCAACTGGTATTTTTGCTAGCCATCAAATCAGTCATCTAGTACCTAATGGGCTTTTATTTGGTGGTGGTTTGCACCTTTTGCTTGTTCAAATCTTCGTTACCTTATTGACAATTATCTTTATCGGTGTGATGGATATTGTCTTAATAAAACTGCTCTCAATTGTTTTACCGGTTTCGATTGATAATGAAAAACTGGCGGCGATTCAAAGTAAGTGA
- a CDS encoding ATP-binding protein: protein MINKLKNPFDPSFGTLPQIILPNYQSDFESPTSVAQAIAYDDPNRVIFITGLRGSGKTALLTQIEQQVVKLPNTYVVKIDNNQRMVQNFGHNLKNIFKMHTLTDKIASISVRGFGLSFNKTNEDYTTQDIENFMTMLTKLNKRVVIFIDKFNHKENTREFIQLLQNLKRHNLNFYLVADGLPKMIYDIEHDQTLTFLKRARHIQTTMLNINEIEMEYQKHLKFDSVVTHQIAQLTDGYSFGFQLLGYKLWNATMISQQPANQQTFNAIKSLYIQDLFTQSYDIIFDNLSNHDREYLVGTANNMTTTQIADLMNYQKSAKQQQNYVNQYRRRMIQQDLIIPADNGRVKFKLPLFKEYLADTQNPDSIRYNPSI, encoded by the coding sequence ATGATTAATAAGCTAAAAAATCCATTTGACCCAAGCTTTGGGACCCTACCTCAAATTATCCTTCCCAACTATCAAAGTGATTTTGAAAGTCCCACATCAGTTGCCCAAGCGATTGCCTACGATGATCCTAATCGAGTAATTTTCATTACGGGGTTACGCGGGTCTGGCAAAACTGCTCTCCTGACTCAAATTGAGCAACAAGTAGTGAAATTGCCTAACACCTATGTAGTGAAGATTGATAATAATCAACGAATGGTTCAAAACTTTGGACACAATCTTAAAAATATTTTCAAAATGCACACCCTTACTGATAAGATTGCTTCAATTTCAGTAAGGGGCTTTGGACTTAGTTTTAACAAAACTAACGAGGATTACACTACTCAAGATATTGAGAATTTCATGACAATGTTGACAAAGCTTAATAAACGCGTCGTTATTTTTATTGATAAATTTAATCATAAAGAAAATACCCGTGAATTTATCCAACTTCTCCAGAATTTAAAGCGACATAATCTTAATTTTTATTTAGTTGCTGATGGTTTGCCTAAAATGATTTATGATATTGAGCACGATCAAACATTAACCTTTTTAAAACGAGCTCGACATATTCAAACAACCATGTTAAATATCAATGAGATTGAAATGGAATATCAAAAGCATCTCAAGTTTGACTCCGTTGTCACCCATCAAATTGCTCAACTAACCGATGGCTATTCCTTTGGCTTTCAATTACTTGGCTATAAACTTTGGAATGCCACTATGATTAGCCAACAGCCTGCTAATCAACAAACATTTAATGCAATTAAATCCCTATATATTCAAGACTTATTTACGCAAAGCTATGACATCATTTTTGATAATCTTTCCAACCACGACCGGGAATATCTCGTTGGAACAGCCAATAATATGACAACAACCCAGATTGCTGACTTGATGAATTATCAAAAGTCAGCCAAGCAGCAGCAAAATTACGTTAACCAGTACCGCCGACGAATGATTCAACAAGACTTGATTATCCCCGCAGATAATGGAAGAGTAAAGTTCAAGTTACCACTATTCAAAGAGTACCTAGCCGATACACAAAATCCAGATTCGATTCGCTATAATCCATCGATTTAA
- a CDS encoding helix-turn-helix domain-containing protein: MSKWIKQFLLAGLAGLIRPKHNQKYSLETKLTAVKAYLSGKYTNQAILQQYQIRNISQLHQWVISYNNDKLRVNQTTRKRVRKMGRKVTFDEKRQIVRWTIEHNNNYKAAAEKYDISYQRVYSWVRKYRVNSDWEVLKDNRGRNKGKEPTNELERLRKRVRELEARDRERELQIAFAKKLVEIRNREVKRPDDIKRFKK; encoded by the coding sequence ATGAGTAAGTGGATTAAGCAATTCCTACTCGCTGGATTGGCGGGATTAATTAGACCTAAGCATAATCAGAAGTACTCATTAGAGACTAAGTTAACTGCTGTAAAAGCTTATCTTTCTGGCAAGTATACTAATCAAGCAATTCTCCAGCAGTATCAAATTAGAAATATTTCTCAACTACATCAATGGGTTATCAGTTACAATAATGACAAACTCCGAGTTAATCAGACAACGAGAAAGCGAGTCAGAAAAATGGGACGAAAAGTAACCTTTGATGAAAAGAGGCAGATTGTCCGATGGACAATTGAACATAACAATAACTATAAAGCGGCTGCAGAGAAGTATGATATTAGTTACCAACGAGTTTATTCTTGGGTACGGAAGTACCGAGTAAATAGCGACTGGGAAGTACTAAAAGATAACCGTGGGCGTAATAAAGGAAAAGAGCCCACTAATGAACTAGAAAGACTAAGGAAACGAGTTCGTGAGCTAGAAGCTCGTGACCGTGAACGGGAGCTGCAAATCGCTTTTGCAAAAAAATTAGTCGAAATACGCAATCGGGAGGTGAAACGACCGGACGATATCAAGCGATTCAAGAAATGA
- a CDS encoding phenylalanine--tRNA ligase beta subunit-related protein, with amino-acid sequence MNPNKYLCSVEALFKRLSKRKELPHINPLVDLNNAVSFKYTLPMDTHNLDNASTDIMMRLA; translated from the coding sequence ATCAATCCTAATAAATACCTGTGCTCTGTTGAGGCACTATTTAAACGATTATCAAAAAGAAAGGAGCTTCCTCATATTAATCCTTTAGTTGATCTTAACAATGCGGTTTCTTTTAAATATACTTTGCCGATGGATACCCATAATTTGGATAATGCTTCAACTGATATTATGATGCGATTAGCTTAG
- a CDS encoding Rpn family recombination-promoting nuclease/putative transposase, with the protein MNNLSREEQIALIYDKWQKMTITSDPMFGLVMQNKEICLELINRALPNIKAKQIIQLDTQKDINIVSAHRVRFDVYVRDDKNNIIVIEMQVNNQNNIPARLRYYQEQVDHELLRPGDNYSVLNNYPTYIIMFCNFDYFKQGWARYEFNLTCTRDHNLKFGDNRTVVIFNALAKKFDKNDEPIKNFLALMCNQGDNKNRFIAQIQDEINKVKQDPERRNGFMKYELNLMDAKREAKMEVRKEDIKKLIDSLYELNIKPEIVKQKVMEKYNLTDDEYDKFLE; encoded by the coding sequence ATGAATAATCTATCACGAGAAGAACAAATTGCCTTAATCTATGACAAATGGCAAAAGATGACAATTACTAGTGATCCAATGTTTGGACTAGTAATGCAAAATAAAGAAATTTGTTTAGAGTTAATTAATAGAGCCCTGCCAAACATTAAAGCAAAACAGATTATCCAGTTAGACACCCAAAAAGATATTAATATTGTTAGTGCCCATCGTGTTCGCTTTGACGTTTATGTTCGTGATGATAAAAATAATATCATTGTCATTGAAATGCAAGTTAATAATCAAAATAACATACCAGCACGGTTACGTTATTACCAAGAACAGGTTGATCATGAGCTATTAAGACCTGGAGATAATTACTCAGTACTCAATAATTACCCTACTTATATTATTATGTTTTGTAATTTTGATTATTTTAAGCAGGGATGGGCACGATATGAATTTAATCTTACTTGTACTAGAGACCATAATCTAAAATTTGGTGATAATCGGACAGTCGTTATCTTCAATGCTCTTGCTAAAAAATTTGATAAAAATGATGAACCGATTAAGAACTTCCTTGCTTTAATGTGCAATCAAGGCGACAATAAGAATAGATTTATTGCACAGATTCAAGACGAAATTAATAAAGTCAAACAAGATCCAGAAAGGAGAAATGGCTTTATGAAGTACGAATTAAATTTAATGGACGCTAAAAGGGAAGCTAAAATGGAAGTTCGCAAAGAGGACATAAAAAAGTTAATTGACTCTCTCTACGAACTCAATATTAAACCAGAGATCGTTAAACAAAAAGTTATGGAAAAATATAATTTAACTGATGATGAATATGATAAATTTCTCGAATAA
- a CDS encoding nitroreductase codes for MDLQDAINQRHSIRQFTDKPVEKKMITKIVELAQRAPSWVNSQPWQVYCAMGDTLQEIKNAYRDQDIAGNQGNSDLPVMSREDWAPQTQDNMKQWRHGIVHHFANFDEAHEKMTNASNTLYDSPVILYITIPKASPDWSIFDAGLFAENIMLAATAYGLGTIPTYNSVRFPAILHQTLNVPDDERFIVGISLGYSADTTINSYHSERRPVNEILHFN; via the coding sequence ATGGATTTACAAGATGCAATTAATCAACGCCATTCAATTCGTCAATTTACAGACAAACCAGTTGAAAAGAAGATGATTACTAAAATTGTTGAATTAGCTCAACGTGCTCCATCATGGGTAAACTCTCAACCTTGGCAAGTATATTGTGCGATGGGTGATACATTACAAGAAATTAAGAATGCTTATCGTGATCAAGATATTGCAGGTAATCAAGGAAATTCAGATTTGCCAGTGATGAGCCGTGAAGATTGGGCACCGCAAACCCAAGATAATATGAAGCAATGGCGACATGGGATTGTTCATCATTTTGCTAATTTTGATGAGGCACATGAAAAGATGACAAATGCCAGCAATACTTTATATGATTCGCCAGTAATTCTTTATATTACTATTCCTAAAGCTTCACCAGATTGGTCGATTTTTGATGCGGGCTTATTTGCTGAAAACATTATGTTAGCCGCAACTGCTTATGGTTTAGGAACAATTCCAACCTATAACAGCGTTCGTTTCCCAGCTATTCTTCACCAAACTTTGAATGTGCCAGACGATGAACGGTTTATCGTTGGTATCTCGCTTGGGTATTCGGCTGATACGACAATTAATAGCTACCATTCAGAGCGTCGTCCTGTAAATGAAATTTTACATTTTAACTAA
- a CDS encoding IS30 family transposase, producing MTHLNDTMSTSLLTTHKKNAHLTKEERVMIATLKSQGLSNRAIGRQLGVNHQTINNELNRGTVRQLRRQKSNGKIYEYSYYIYSYEAGQATYLEHHRHSGRRRLYYSSKQFLRLADQLMLGEFDDHHYSPQAVIYKARDLMNDGTLIPKSVVTLYQWINEGVLRTSNLDLFEKPKRKHHRTHPQAKRCLGPNIAQRPQTADQRSEIGHWELDTVQGQKNGNDSVVLVMTDRLSRVNITSKIAGKTAHAVNQFFINLRQKMGTDAYYRIFKTITSDNGSEFSELTQVHDHVFYADPYSPWERGSNEINNRFLRKEITKGEAINNYSSAQIIATNDWMNHYPRAMFNGHSSMNIYRKAFYQEISQLHQPIINWSVLFI from the coding sequence ATGACGCACTTAAATGATACCATGTCTACTAGTTTATTGACTACTCATAAAAAGAATGCTCATCTTACTAAAGAAGAACGTGTGATGATTGCGACTTTAAAGTCGCAAGGACTTTCCAATCGCGCAATTGGTCGCCAATTAGGAGTTAATCATCAAACAATTAATAACGAGCTCAACCGTGGTACGGTCCGCCAACTTCGTCGTCAAAAATCTAATGGTAAGATTTACGAATATTCTTACTACATCTATAGTTATGAAGCTGGTCAGGCCACATATCTTGAACATCACCGCCATTCTGGTCGTCGTCGCTTATATTATTCTTCAAAGCAATTTTTACGATTAGCTGATCAGCTAATGCTTGGTGAGTTTGACGACCACCATTACTCCCCACAAGCGGTTATTTATAAGGCTCGAGATTTAATGAATGATGGCACCCTGATCCCAAAGTCGGTTGTAACTTTATATCAATGGATTAATGAGGGTGTGCTTCGTACGTCCAATTTAGACCTCTTTGAAAAACCTAAACGTAAGCATCATCGAACTCATCCGCAAGCTAAAAGGTGCTTAGGGCCTAATATTGCTCAACGACCTCAAACTGCGGACCAACGGTCCGAAATTGGCCATTGGGAACTAGATACAGTTCAGGGACAGAAAAACGGTAATGACAGTGTTGTACTAGTAATGACTGATCGCCTTTCACGAGTTAATATCACGAGTAAAATTGCTGGTAAAACTGCGCATGCAGTAAATCAGTTCTTTATAAATTTACGCCAGAAAATGGGCACAGATGCTTACTATCGCATCTTTAAGACAATAACCTCTGACAACGGTTCAGAATTTAGTGAGTTAACACAAGTTCACGATCATGTTTTCTATGCTGATCCGTATTCCCCTTGGGAACGTGGATCCAATGAGATCAATAACCGGTTTCTCCGCAAGGAGATTACCAAAGGTGAAGCTATAAATAACTATAGTAGTGCTCAGATCATAGCGACTAATGATTGGATGAATCACTATCCACGAGCTATGTTTAATGGACATTCGTCAATGAATATCTATCGTAAGGCCTTCTACCAAGAGATATCACAGCTCCATCAACCAATAATCAATTGGTCAGTATTATTTATTTGA
- a CDS encoding IS3 family transposase gives MSRNTQSGGETTGRYQAIQEMNNEGYSISELTKVAGITRQAYYKWLKHEPTKYEIEESEILQLIKQLENEHKQSVGYDKMTRLIKLSHQIPYTVNKKRVIRIMKDHSIKADYRQPTHKRIQAQQTYEAENILNRQFDQTAANQVWVTDTTELNYGIRLNKVRLHVVLDLYGQYPVSWLITPTETAEGVVQVFEQARMKEGTLAPLIHTDRGAAYTSKAFNQYLVVNDAQHSYSAPGTPADNAVIENWWADFKAIWIAHLPKAQTLLELEGQVREGITYFTEKFISAKRNDLTAAEYRFGKAN, from the coding sequence ATTAGTCGAAATACGCAATCGGGAGGTGAAACGACCGGACGATATCAAGCGATTCAAGAAATGAACAATGAAGGTTATTCTATTAGTGAATTGACCAAGGTCGCTGGAATTACTAGACAGGCTTACTACAAATGGCTGAAACATGAACCGACTAAATATGAGATTGAAGAATCGGAGATTCTCCAATTGATTAAACAGTTAGAAAATGAACACAAGCAAAGCGTTGGCTATGACAAAATGACTAGGTTAATCAAGTTAAGTCATCAGATTCCTTATACCGTCAATAAGAAACGAGTCATTCGCATTATGAAAGACCATAGTATCAAAGCTGACTATCGTCAGCCAACCCATAAACGTATTCAAGCCCAGCAAACTTATGAAGCTGAAAATATTCTTAACCGACAATTTGACCAAACCGCAGCTAACCAAGTTTGGGTTACGGATACGACGGAACTAAATTACGGAATCCGGCTTAATAAAGTTCGTCTACATGTAGTATTAGATTTATATGGTCAATATCCAGTAAGCTGGTTAATTACACCTACAGAAACCGCTGAAGGAGTAGTTCAAGTGTTCGAGCAAGCACGGATGAAGGAAGGAACACTAGCTCCGTTAATTCATACTGATCGTGGTGCGGCGTATACTTCCAAAGCATTTAATCAGTATTTAGTAGTTAATGATGCCCAACACAGTTATTCAGCACCAGGGACACCGGCTGACAATGCCGTAATAGAAAATTGGTGGGCAGATTTTAAGGCTATTTGGATCGCACACCTGCCTAAAGCACAAACATTATTAGAACTAGAAGGACAAGTTAGAGAAGGAATTACCTATTTCACTGAAAAATTTATCTCAGCGAAGAGAAATGACCTTACCGCAGCGGAATACCGTTTTGGCAAGGCCAACTAA